The following proteins are co-located in the Pochonia chlamydosporia 170 chromosome 6, whole genome shotgun sequence genome:
- a CDS encoding RNase H domain-containing protein, which translates to MEDVDLTELIQTANDASTLMETLSLQCPKSPTPSSLIPDLSCASSVNEPVTPSNIDPATAVISPLPSAEGQARIRARRQHRLAKKCLKRQARDRLDSLWHSGSTDAIFYGLVVLAPRPCAGEFAQTICQSTSSLGHLSLWTVASAKKGEGFGYAVTSQFQGESWKYRLGRTDNARGILHAQMLGIQLAMEQAVCHVKDFPPTPLTGMTVRVFSDSHSALKRIRSLPFVSIQGALQSLKDVLETLEAISDLSQELDFLGAKLEIHWVPASEKVAGIRIAKSAAKYARLSTRETLENDWTPAMPARAANRAPGDPGPSNLRFESTSDDTVVVEKNVEEVAEDKEAKPWLHKLRWLKGCF; encoded by the coding sequence ATGGAGGATGTTGACCTCACAGAGCTCATCCAAACGGCTAACGATGCCAGTACCCTCATGGAAACCCTGTCCCTCCAGTGTCCTAAATCACCTACCCCTTCCTCCCTCATTCCAGATCTTTCATGTGCATCTTCCGTCAACGAGCCTGTCACGCCCTCGAACATAGACCCGGCAACCGCCGTCATCTCACCATTACCCTCCGCAGAAGGCCAGGCTCGCATCCGCGCCCGCAGACAACACCGTCTAGCCAAGAAATGCCTCAAAAGACAGGCCCGAGACCGCCTCGATTCCCTCTGGCACTCTGGATCCACAGATGCCATCTTCTACGGCCTCGTCGTCCTGGCGCCGCGTCCATGTGCAGGTGAATTCGCCCAGACCATCTGCCAAAGCACCTCGTCACTGGGACATCTTTCCCTCTGGACAGTCGCCTCTGCTAAAAAAGGGGAAGGATTCGGATATGCTGTCACCTCGCAGTTCCAAGGCGAATCGTGGAAGTACAGACTCGGCAGGACGGACAATGCTCGCGGTATACTCCACGCGCAAATGTTGGGGATACAGCTCGCAATGGAGCAGGCAGTTTGTCATGTGAAGGATTTCCCACCGACGCCGCTGACCGGTATGACTGTGAGAGTCTTTTCAGACTCGCACAGCGCGTTGAAAAGGATTCGTAGCCTCCCGTTTGTCAGTATCCAGGGGGCGCTGCAGTCATTGAAGGACGTGTTGGAAACGCTCGAGGCCATTTCCGATTTATCACAGGAGCTGGACTTTTTAGGCGCAAAGTTGGAAATACATTGGGTTCCGGCGAGTGAGAAGGTCGCTGGCATTCGCATTGCCAAGTCGGCGGCAAAGTATGCGAGGTTGAGCACCCGCGAGACGCTGGAGAATGATTGGACCCCTGCTATGCCGGCGAGGGCTGCGAATAGGGCTCCTGGCGATCCTGGGCCGTCGAATTTGCGGTTCGAGAGCACGAGCGATGATACTGTTGTTGTGGAGAAGAATGTTGAGGAGGTTGCTGAGGACAAGGAGGCGAAACCGTGGTTGCACAAGTTGCGATGGTTGAAGGGGTGTTTTTAA
- a CDS encoding SH3 domain-containing protein (similar to Coccidioides immitis RS XP_001246924.1) — MELPHIHNVSPRRPSRRSKRSHTAPMDSSLARRAGALTLLTLISGTASAQSTGGCISLKSSKACPAFGLASVSTNSGMIQVYPFLQFVSDTASFDYQLTTYVKTSYVKDKYQSLFGCSNINYTDSSDMYARYTTTLLCNTLVQKSIGPCSLSGNAARPLCADTCADFAQSEAYITANKNLCSNPGPDLSKLIRADFATCSLPDDALTSKCIAGFDNESDNCGFGNSTIGLCSYCAAGGTNSTDTCCYNANAEKRCEGVKLPTITATMTFTTPTATSTSTSTSTPDTSNGNDGGHRLSGGAIAGIVIGSLAGIALLALAIFFCLRASRRRRGSQQGSIFNQPSPARKGPLMAQAKQTAPEGYEVLPGGRVARMAALEGHTSGSPTQRNGSNGVAAFVGSGPRKGTDTQSSSDEYAESPERGGVLRPPPTSRRHGSLSSGSVLGSDGPQSPGSAGYSSPLGMASQQSEQLPFFKDYYSQDDIHPSDKVAVLWAYQPRAADEFSLERGDMIKVVGIWDDGWATGIMLDERAEEWEARRQAQRDSGVSNTSGIRDESPEAQGDMKAFPLVCVCLPEHWRKTIEGDGSTESASSPVPTGPTHIS, encoded by the exons ATGGAGCTCCCGCATATTCACAATGTCTCGCCAAGGCGACCTAGTCGGCGCAGCAAGCGCAGTCACACAGCTCCTATGGACAGCTCTCTAGCCCGCCGTGCCGGAGCACTGACTCTCCTCACATTGATATCTGGTACGGCATCGGCGCAAAGCACTGGTGGATGTATATCATTAAAGAGCTCAAAGGCATGTCCTGCTTTTGGATTGGCGTCTGTTTCGACCAACAGTGGCATGATACAGGTCTA TCCTTTTTTGCAATTTGTATCCGACACAGCCTCTTTCGactaccagttgaccactTACGTGAAAACATCTTATGTCAAAGACAA ATACCAAAGCTTGTTTGGATGTAGTAATATCAACTATACTGACTCGAGTGATATGTATGCTCGGTACACAACAACCCTGTTGTGCAACACACTCGTTCAAAAATCAATTGGGCCTTGCTCACTTTCTGGTAATGCCGCGCGACCTTTATGTGCCGACACTTGCGCCGACTTTGCGCAGAGTGAAGCCTACATTACCGCAAACAAGAATCTCTGCTCGAATCCAGGGCCCGATCTTAGCAAACTCATCCGCGCCGACTTTGCAACCTGCTCTCTCCCCGACGATGCCCTTACTAGCAAATGTATTGCGGGCTTTGACAATGAGTCAGATAACTGTGGTTTTGGTAACAGCACCATTGGTCTTTGCTCTTATTGTGCTGCTGGAGGCACAAACTCAACAGACACGTGCTGCTATAACGCCAACGCCGAGAAGCGATGTGAAGGTGTAAAACTCCCTACCATCACCGCGACCATGACCTTTACGACACCGACGGCGACTTCGACGTCAACTTCAACTAGCACCCCAGACACTTCCAACGGCAATGATGGTGGACACAGACTCAGCGGTGGTGCTATCGCAGGCATTGTTATCGGCTCGCTTGCCGGAATTGCCCTTCTGGCTCTTGCCATCTTTTTCTGTCTCCGAGCTTCGCGGCGCCGACGCGgaagccaacaaggcagcatcttcaaccaaCCATCGCCTGCGCGAAAAGGCCCTCTAATGGCACAAGCCAAGCAGACCGCACCGGAAGGATATGAAGTGCTACCTGGTGGACGAGTAGCTCGAATGGCTGCGTTGGAAGGTCACACCAGCGGATCACCAACGCAACgaaatggcagcaatggaGTGGCGGCTTTTGTGGGCAGTGGTCCTCGCAAGGGAACTGATACACAGTCTTCGTCAGACGAGTACGCTGAATCGCCCGAGCGTGGAGGTGTCTTGCGGCCCCCTCCTACTTCTAGAAGACATGGCTCCTTGTCAAGCGGTTCCGTGCTGGGAAGCGATGGCCCTCAGTCGCCTGGCAGTGCTGGGTATTCTTCACCACTCGGCATGGCGAGCCAACAATCAGAGCAGCTACCCTTCTTCAAAGACTACTATTCCCAGGATGATATCCATCCTTCCGATAAGGTGGCAGTTCTCTGGGCGTATCAACCACGTGCTGCTGACGAATTCTCCCTCGAGCGCGGTGATATGATCAAGGTCGTCGGAATCTGGGACGATGGCTGGGCTACAGGCATCATGCTGGACGAGCGTGCAGAGGAGTGGGAGGCTAGACGACAGGCCCAACGAGACAGCGGCGTCTCAAACACATCGGGTATTCGGGATGAATCGCCTGAAGCCCAAGGCGATATGAAAGCCTTCCCCTTGGTTTGTGTCTGTCTCCCGGAACACTGGAGAAAGACGATAGAGGGCGACGGCTCAACGGAATCCGCATCAAGTCCAGTGCCCACAGGACCTACGCATATTTCATGA
- a CDS encoding glycosyltransferase family 90 protein (similar to Bipolaris sorokiniana ND90Pr XP_007705724.1), with the protein MLSTPLGEGVITTVAIILISDWDIQMHAASVMPALLLLLVYVTLSHGTPTILPSLSFEENIVPLSLRVVTVIIGAIWLQFHLYGETYSTVLHTSTLGFAKASSWYFTSQVAKQTSWNFATTSTTFALLSTINPITQRTETQALSTVLLSILILRQLIQTLPKQPKHLYLLAFIPTVPYLLNIYAIVSLSTQPTSHPVETLATSAITDFQTLLSRQSVTYTAAHNEYLNRYHIDPPPGFQDWYDFAKHHESRIIDDFDTIFTSISPFLRIPGQKVLENIHHAQTQHTDLWSCVLNNETKCTHSFRTNDRHIHRLLNNLVQSLHNSPNITLLVNHLDEPTSLLPAHPSDIFTQTDLSRTSTWSILTQSCNNTLQTPPSFITNISVALNLCHSPQYAHQHSLLIKPSSFTLITAQTPILSTGSPSTMNDILFPSPAYTESEFQYSPSNDVSWSQKRRNLYWAGSNTGGYADDSSWGTYHRQRFLSLTQQIQPSEYKYLSYKDGSQFTSRFLNGRLYNTFFTRIVQCSESLCRAQRHFFKMRSWAPRDEAFKSQLVFDLDGNGISGRYYRLLASNSVPLKQTILREWHDDRLIPWAHYVPVSLGMEELPEMVRYLTSTDQGQKTAKAIAELGKDWSSKALREIDSTIYLYRLLLELARVQDPTRPALL; encoded by the exons ATGCTATCAACGCCATTAGGGGAGGGAGTTATTACAACAGTTGCTATCATCTTAATATCGGATTGGGATATCCAGATGCATGCTGCTTCTGTAATGCCCGCTCTATTACTACTCCTGGTGTATGTGACACTCTCACACGGAACTCCCACGATTCTACCGTCGCTTTCCTTTGAAGAGAATATCGTACCGCTGTCATTACGAGTTGTTACCGTGATAATCGGCGCAATCTGGCTACAGTTTCATCTATATGGAGAGACGTACAGCACTGTTCTGCATACAAGCACACTTGGATTTGCGAAAGCGTCCTCCTGGTACTTTACCTCCCAAGTC GCCAAACAAACATCATGGAACTTCgccacaacatccaccacatTCGCCCTACTCTCAACAATCAACCCCATCACACAGCGCACCGAGACGCAAGCCCTCTCCACGGTCCTTCTatccatcctcatcctccgACAACTCATCCAAACGCTCCCCAAACAACCTAAACACCTATACCTGCTCGCTTTCATACCAACGGTCCCCTACCTCCTCAACATATACGCCATCGTCTCTCTCTCCACACAACCTACTTCCCACCCCGTCGAAACACTCGCAACATCCGCCATCACCGACTTTCAAACCCTCCTATCCCGCCAATCAGTCACATACACAGCCGCACACAACGAATACCTCAACCGGTATCACATCGATCCCCCTCCCGGCTTCCAAGACTGGTACGATTTCGCGAAACACCACGAATCCCGTATAATAGACGACTTCGACACAATATTCACCTCCATATCGCCCTTCCTCCGTATCCCCGGCCAAAAGGTCCTCGAAAACATACACCACGCTCAAACCCAGCACACAGACCTCTGGTCCTGCGTACTCAACAACGAAACAAAATGCACACACTCTTTCCGCACCAACGACAGACACATCCACCGCCTGCTCAACAACCTCGTCCAGTCTCTTCACAACTCCCCTAATATAaccctcctcgtcaaccatcTCGACGAACCGACCTCCCTCCTCCCAGCACACCCCTCCGACATCTTCACACAGACAGACCTCTCCCGCACATCCACATGGTCCATCCTCACACAATCCTGCAACAACACGCTGCAAACACCACCCTCATTCATAACCAACATCTCAGTGGCCCTCAACCTCTGCCACAGCCCCCAATACGCCCACCAGCAcagcctcctcatcaaaCCATCCTCCTTCACCCTCATCACCGCCCAGACACCAATCCTATCCACAGGATCCCCATCCACCATGAACGACATCCTCTTCCCCAGCCCGGCATACACCGAATCCGAGTTCCAGTACTCTCCCTCCAACGACGTATCGTGGTCCCAGAAACGGCGGAATCTCTACTGGGCGGGCTCCAACACAGGCGGCTACGCAGATGACTCTTCATGGGGGACATACCACCGCCAGCGATTCTTATCGCTCACGCAGCAAATACAGCCATCTGAATACAAGTACCTCAGCTATAAGGACGGCTCCCAATTTACATCGAGATTCCTCAACGGCAGACTATACAATACCTTCTTCACACGTATAGTCCAGTGTTCCGAGTCGCTGTGTCGCGCACAGAGACATTTTTTCAAGATGAGGTCGTGGGCTCCGCGAGACGAGGCCTTCAAGTCCCAGCTGGTGTTTGACCTGGATGGAAATGGTATAAGCGGGCGGTATTATAGACTCCTGGCGTCGAATTCTGTGCCGTTGAAGCAGACTATTTTGAGGGAATGGCATGACGACAGGTTAATACCGTGGGCGCATTACGTGCCTGTTAGTTTGGGAATGGAGGAGCTGCCCGAAATGGTTCGGTATCTCACTTCTACAGATCAAGGTCAAAAGACAGCCAAGGCCATTGCGGAATTGGGCAAAGATTGGTCCTCCAAGGCGTTACGAGAAATTGATTCTACCATATACTTGTACAGATTgctgttggagttggcgagGGTCCAGGATCCAACTAGACCAGCCTTGTTGTAG
- a CDS encoding exocyst complex component exo84 (similar to Coccidioides immitis RS XP_001240178.1) — MSEERGMKSLRSGKKRRPSRPTISAPKQISSPMPQDNSLGGAPPVASEAAPRPRLRPPPMAGGKTSDLVKQRYSTRFNNLPTDFDASAPPIPAVPSIAQYEKKEAQRPPPSRGGAAPVIDIKALRDPNLAPDQYVSAVLGDATNDQIQDFQVSLRKLKSRAATDLQQNLMQNRTQFIKISKEAEKLKGEMRALRNLMAELKTNTTALRAASMKNDEPATIPGSGPSGLSKRDKRSSVADRSALWNSQMQALYKNVEGSQKFLPNAVGRHVVQNAGSWVELDNATYKSRRAMQIFLLNDHLLIASRKKRKVDAPTDARGPMIKLVADRCWSLLDIEVVDMPGTAESSGGRNKLADAIMIRGGGQESFIYRTEKPEADEKKSLLLNVRKAVEQLRKGLQSEMEANNKARETINYFASRDPGLLQKTELLETLSDIKDMLIEVDGKQQNLRWVEGQMDELDIDIALQKFEPAVVRVEKLKSLARGLRSNVVAQDFINFKVDERSGRLAGIIIRELESVHSSPTKTRERVGWLTRLGFDDRAREAYLIARTGLIHKRARQCIFQGDLHLYIWQLSFVYFTIIHNTVQTFQSCFPTPMMSACVKWAKEEVEAFNVILSRQLSSTERGGQVWTQCMDRAKQHAQKLADVGLDFKNLVGQDMEQPATPGTEGAGVSPVGLGLA; from the exons ATGTCGGAAGAACGTGGCATGAAATCGCTTCGGAGCGGGAAGAAGCGCAGACCGTCGCGCCCAACCATCAGCGCTCCGAAGCAGATATCGAGTCCTATGCCACAGGACAACTCTCTTGGAGGTGCTCCCCCTGTAGCTTCTGAGGCAGCTCCTCGACCACGACTCCGACCGCCGCCTATGGCAGGCGGAAAG ACCTCTGATCTAGTCAAGCAACGATACTCTACCCGATTCAACAATCTTCCCACAGACTTCGATGCCTCGGCACCTCCAATTCCCGCAGTTCCTTCGATTGCCCAATATGAAAAGAAGGAGGCACAGCGGCCGCCACCGTCTCGAGGAGGTGCTGCACCAGTCATCGATATCAAGGCCCTTCGTGACCCCAACCTCGCACCCGATCAATACGTGTCAGCTGTGTTGGGAGATGCAACAAACGACCAGATCCAGGACTTCCAAGTGTCTCTTCGAAAGCTCAAGAGCCGTGCAGCTACGGACTTGCAACAGAATCTCATGCAGAACCGTACCCAGTTCATCAAGATCAGTAAGGAAGCAGAAAAGTTAAAAGGCGAGATGAGGGCGCTACGAAATTTGATGGCGGAGCTTAAAACCAACACAACGGCCCTCCGTGCCGCTTCCATGAAAAATGATGAACCGGCAACTATTCCAGGCAGTGGCCCCTCGGGCTTGAGCAAGCGAGACAAGCGAAGCTCTGTTGCCGATAGAAGCGCGTTGTGGAACTCTCAAATGCAAGCCTTGTACAAGAACGTCGAGGGATCCCAAAAGTTCCTGCCCAATGCCGTTGGTCGACATGTTGTCCAGAATGCTGGCTCTTGGGTGGAGTTGGACAATGCCACGTACAAGTCGCGGCGAGCTATGCAAATATTTTTGCTCAACGACCACCTGCTCATTGCTTCGCGCAAGAAGAGAAAGGTGGATGCGCCCACTGATGCTCGGGGTCCAATGATCAAACTGGTGGCTGACCGTTGCTGGTCTCTGTTGGACATTGAGGTTGTGGACATGCCTGGGACCGCTGAATCATCTGGAGGCAGGAACAAGCTTGCCGATGCCATCATGATCCGAGGTGGCGGCCAAGAGTCTTTCATCTATCGAACAGAGAAGCCAGAAgcggatgagaagaagagttTACTTTTGAACGTGCGAAAAGCTGTTGAGCAGCTACGCAAAGGCTTGCAGTCCGAGATGGAGGCCAACAACAAGGCCAGAGAGACGATTAATTACTTTGCGTCAAGGGATCCTGGTCTTCTTCAAAAGACGGAACTTTTGGAAACATTGTCCGATATCAAGGATATGCTGATCGAAGTCGACGGCAAGCAACAAAACCTCCGGTGGGTGGAGGGCCAGATGGACGAGCTTGACATTGATATTGCCCTTCAAAAGTTTGAGCCTGCTGTTGTTCGCGTTGAAAAGCTCAAAAGTCTTGCCCGTGGTCTTCGGAGTAATGTTGTTGCACAGGACTTTATCAATTTCAAGGTCGACGAGCGATCTGGTAGACTTGCCGGTATCATTATTCGCGAGCTAGAGTCTGTTCACTCCTCTCCAACAAAGACGAGGGAGAGAGTAGGCTGGCTCACTAGGCTTGGCTTTGACGACAGAGCCCGAGAGGCTTATCTCATTGCTCGAACTGGGCTGATTCACAAGAGAGCAAG GCAATGCATTTTCCAAGGTGACCTTCACCTGTACATTTGGCAGTTGTCGTTTGTCTACTTTACAATCATCCACAACACGGTGCAGACGTTTCAGAGCTGCTTCCCTACTCCCATGATGAGTGCTTGCGTCAAGTGGGccaaggaggaggtggaagcattcaatgttattcTATCTCGACAGCTGAGCAGTACTGAGCGCGGCGGACAGGTTTGGACGCAGTGTATGGATAGGGCGAAGCAGCACGCACAAAAGCTGGCTGATGTTGGGTTGGACTTTAAGAACTTGGTTGGacaagacatggagcaacCGGCCACGCCAGGCACCGAAGGAGCAGGAGTTTCACCCGTTGGTTTGGGGCTAGCGTAG
- a CDS encoding family c-likeg-protein-coupled receptor protein (similar to Togninia minima UCRPA7 XP_007913833.1), which produces MSSQNPGPSGPSIEQLKKMGPPYPPSGASLGGIPTNSVDTPISSVIIALFILSAALNMTIFQRNRRANHKFILSALLFGFSMARISANVMRIVWANYPHDAQIAIAANILTNAGVLLLFIVNLILAQRILRAHQPRLGWTKAVSLTFKALYVVVVALLVMVIISTVYSFYTLDMHVRSELRDIQLFAVTFLAVLAFLPIPIIVTTLLLPRAHPVEEFGKKGSMRTKLVLVLFTSTLLAFGAGFRAGVAYVQRPASNPAWFHHKAAYYCVNYLIELIVVFTYALSRFDLRFHVPNGSSKPGHYSNGVDGEVKDVVVTDEERPRTGAEEREKERQWEADARNELNRQAVV; this is translated from the exons ATGTCTTCACAAAATCCCGGCCCCTCAGGCCCATCAATAGAACAACTCAAAAAAATG GGCCCTCCATACCCTCCCTCCGGCGCATCCCTAGGCGGCATCCCCACCAACTCCGTCGACACGCCCATATCATCCGTCATAATCGCCCTGTTCATCCTCTCCGCCGCCCTCAACATGACCATATTCCAGCGCAACCGCCGCGCCAACCACAAATTCATCCTCTCCGCCCTCCTGTTCGGCTTCTCCATGGCCCGTATCAGCGCCAACGTCATGCGCATCGTCTGGGCGAACTACCCGCACGACGCGCAgatcgccatcgccgccaacatcctcaccaaTGCAGGCGTCCTGCTGCTCTTCATCGTGAACCTCATTCTTGCGCAGCGCATTCTCCGCGCGCACCAGCCCCGGCTGGGGTGGACCAAGGCCGTGTCCCTGACCTTCAAGGCGCTGTATGTGGTGGTCGTGGCGCTGCTCGTCATGGTGATTATATCTACCGTGTATAGCTTCTACACGCTTGACATGCACGTGCGGTCTGAGCTGCGGGATATACAACTCTTCGCGGTGACGTTTCTCGCTGTGCTGGCCTTCCTCCCTATTCCTATCATTGTGACGACGCTGCTGCTCCCGCGGGCGCATCCGGTGGAGGAGTTCGGCAAGAAGGGCAGCATGAGGACGAAACTcgtgttggtgttgttcaCGTCTACGCTGCTTGCGTTTGGGGCTGGGTTCCGCGCGGGAGTGGCGTATGTGCAGCGGCCGGCGAGTAATCCCGCTTGGTTCCATCACAAGGCGGCGTATTATTGCGTCAATTACTTGATTGAGTTGATTGTTGTGTTTACATATGCGCTGAGCAGGTTCGACCTGAGGTTCCATGTGCCCAATGGGTCGAGCAAGCCGGGTCATTACTCTAATGGCGTGGACGGAGAGGTCAAGGACGTGGTGGTCACTGATGAGGAGAGGCCGAGGACTGGTGCagaggagagggagaaggagaggcAGTGGGAGGCGGATGCGAGGAATGAATTGAACCGCCAGGCAGTCGTGTAG
- a CDS encoding serine/threonine-protein phosphatase PP2A catalytic subunit (similar to Aspergillus terreus NIH2624 XP_001218682.1), with protein sequence MDTNMEDVGRAPADVSPVPNEPATIPTLDGWIESLMSCKQLAEADVQRLCDKAREVLQEESNVQPVKCPVTVCGDIHGQFHDLMELFKIGGPNPDTNYLFMGDYVDRGYYSVETVTLLVALKIRYPQRITILRGNHESRQITQVYGFYDECLRKYGNANVWKYFTDLFDYLPLTALIDNQIFCLHGGLSPSIDTLDNIRALDRIQEVPHEGPMCDLLWSDPDDRCGWGISPRGAGYTFGQDISEAFNHNNGLTLIARAHQLVMEGYNWSQDRNVVTIFSAPNYCYRCGNQAAIMEIDEHLKYTFLQFDPCPRAGEPMVSRRTPDYFL encoded by the exons ATGGATACGAATATGGAGGACGTCGGCAGGGCGCCCGCCGATGTGTCGCCCGTCCCTAACGAACCCGCTACCATTCCTACGCTCGATGGCTGGATCGAGAGTTTGATGAGCTGCAAGCAGTTGGCTGAGGCTGATGTCCAGAGACTCTGTGACAAG GCACGAGAAGTTTTGCAGGAGGAGTCAAATGTTCAGCCAGTG AAATGCCCCGTCACAGTCTGTGGTGATATCCACGGACAGTTCCACGACTTGATGGAGCTGTTCAAGATTGGCGGCCCCAACCCAGACACAAACTACCTCTTTATGG GTGATTACGTTGACAGAGGCTACTACTCGGTCGAGACTGTCACCTTGCTTGTCGCCCTCAAAATTCGATACCCCCAACGCATCACCATTCTCCGAGGAAACCACGAGTCTCGGCAGATTACCCAAGTCTACGGCTTCTACGACGAGTGCCTCCGAAAGTACGGCAATGCCAACGTCTGGAAATACTTCACAGACCTCTTCGACTACCTTCCCCTCACCGCTCTCATCGACAACCAGATCTTCTGTCTCCACGGCGGTCTGTCGCCCAGCATCGACACCCTGGATAATATCAGGGCCCTTGACCGAATTCAAGAGGTCCCCCACGAAGGCCCTATGTGCGACCTTTTGTGGTCAGACCCTGATGACCGTTGCGGCTGGGGTATCTCGCCTCGTGGTGCGGGATATACCTTTGGACAGGATATCTCGGAAGCTTTCAATCACAATAACGGCCTGACGTTGATTGCCAGAGCTCATCAACTGGTTATGGAGGGTTACAATTGGTCACAGGACCGGAATGTGGTGACCATCTTCTCAG CTCCCAACTACTGCTACCGATGCGGTAACCAagcagccatcatggagATTGATGAGCACTTAAAATACACATT CTTGCAATTCGACCCTTGCCCAAGAGCAGGAGAGCCCATGGTCTCGAGAC GCACACCCGACTATTTCCTCTAA